CCTTTGCAACGCTCCGTGTCGACTACGATTGCTCCTTTGATTTTTGCCATAATCTTTATTTATTACGTTATCTTTGAGTTCGATTACTGATTAAACATATCTTTTATTGATTGAACATATCCTTGTGGTAGAAGTTGAGGATATCTATTACCATTTTTCTTGCCTGAACGGCAGGACCTTCCGGATTGATATCAATGGCAAACTGGTAATTATCCAGTGCCTGTTTCCAATCTCCTTTTTTCCGGTAGGCATTTCCCCGTAAATAGTAAAGAGTATCTTTCTCTTTTTCGACAGAAGTGTTTTGGAGAAGCTGGTCCAATTGCTCAATCGCTGTGTCC
The nucleotide sequence above comes from Bacteroides caccae. Encoded proteins:
- a CDS encoding tetratricopeptide repeat protein, yielding MEQIDNLKELINQGDVDTAIEQLDQLLQNTSVEKEKDTLYYLRGNAYRKKGDWKQALDNYQFAIDINPEGPAVQARKMVIDILNFYHKDMFNQ